From the genome of Pyxidicoccus xibeiensis:
GCTCGCCGCCCCCGTCCGGCGTCTCACTGCCCGCGTCCGGCGTCTCACTGCCCGCGTCCGGCGTCTCACTGCCCGCGTCCGGCGTCTCACTGCCCGCGTCAGGCGTCTCACTCCCCGCGTCCGGGACTTCCGCGCCCGCGTCCGGCGTCTCGGTGCCGGCGTCCGGGGGCACTTCGCCGGCATCCGGGAGTTCCCCACCCGCGTCGGGCGTCTCGCTGCCAGCGTCCGGCGTTGCGTCGCCCGCGTCCGGCGTCCCTTCGCCCGCGTCCGGTCGCGTCTGGCCGGCGTCAGGAGTCACTCCGGGCTTCGATTCACCCCCGCAGGCGGCCACGAAGACCAGCAGCGCAGTCAGACACACTCGAAACAACGTCAAAGCAATCCTCCGGTTCGCGGGAACGGACTGCTCGTATCACACTTCCCTCGGGCGGGACCGGGCCGCCTCCCCGCGATGGCGCTGCGTCTGCCTCATGGCGTGGAAGAATTCTGAGAGTCCTACGCTTCCGTGATTCTTCCGCAACACCGCTGTCAGGCAGGGAGGACGGCGACCGCTTCGACTTCGAAGAGCATCCCGTCCAGCGCCAGCCGGGGGACGGGAATCAGCGTACAGGTCGGCTTCATGCCGCCGTTCCAGGCCGCGTCCAGCTCGGGGCCGATGATGCTGAGCTTCTCCTCCGTGTGGTCCACCACGAGCATCGTGAGCTTGGCGACATCGCCGACGCCGGCCCCCACGGACTCCAGGGCCGTGCGGATGTTCCGGAATGCCTGTCGCACCTGGAGCCGGAAGTCG
Proteins encoded in this window:
- a CDS encoding RidA family protein gives rise to the protein MGQTAEPSKTSPLVLTNPKGLFDPAPYGFSHVAQVAPGTRLIYLAGQGGESETGALQPDFRLQVRQAFRNIRTALESVGAGVGDVAKLTMLVVDHTEEKLSIIGPELDAAWNGGMKPTCTLIPVPRLALDGMLFEVEAVAVLPA